The following proteins are co-located in the Bradyrhizobium sp. AZCC 2176 genome:
- a CDS encoding F0F1 ATP synthase subunit gamma, translated as MASLKDMRVRIASTKATQKITKAMQMVAASKLRRAQSAAEAARPYAEKMDAVISNIASAAAGSPGAPALLAGTGRDQVHLLLVCTGERGLSGAFNSSIVRLARERALSLIGQGKEVKIFCVGRKGYEQLRRTFEKNIVEHVDLRSVRQLGFVNAEDIAKKVLARFDAGEFDVCTLFYSRFKSVISQIPTAQQIIPLVVEAPAANAGPPTSYEYEPEEDEILTRLLPRNLAVQLFRALLENNASFYGAQMSAMDNATRNAGDMIRKQTLVYNRTRQAQITKELIEIISGAEAV; from the coding sequence ATGGCTTCACTTAAAGACATGCGGGTCCGCATCGCCTCGACCAAGGCGACGCAGAAGATCACCAAGGCGATGCAGATGGTGGCGGCGTCAAAGCTGCGCCGTGCGCAGAGCGCTGCCGAAGCGGCTCGGCCCTATGCCGAGAAGATGGACGCGGTGATTTCCAATATCGCCAGCGCCGCAGCCGGTTCGCCCGGCGCGCCGGCGCTGCTGGCCGGCACCGGCAGGGACCAGGTGCATCTGCTGCTGGTCTGTACGGGCGAACGCGGCCTGTCCGGCGCCTTCAATTCCTCGATCGTGCGCCTGGCGCGCGAGCGTGCGCTGTCGCTGATTGGCCAGGGCAAAGAGGTCAAGATTTTTTGCGTTGGCCGCAAGGGCTACGAGCAGCTCCGCCGCACCTTCGAGAAGAACATCGTCGAGCATGTCGACCTGCGCTCGGTTCGCCAGCTCGGCTTCGTCAATGCCGAAGACATTGCCAAAAAGGTTCTGGCGCGCTTCGATGCCGGCGAGTTCGATGTCTGCACGCTGTTCTATTCGCGCTTCAAATCCGTGATCTCGCAGATCCCGACCGCCCAGCAGATTATTCCGCTGGTGGTGGAGGCGCCTGCCGCCAATGCCGGCCCGCCGACGTCCTACGAGTACGAACCGGAAGAAGACGAGATCCTGACGCGCCTGCTGCCGCGCAACCTCGCGGTGCAGCTCTTCCGCGCGCTGCTCGAAAACAACGCCTCGTTCTACGGCGCGCAGATGAGCGCGATGGACAACGCCACCCGCAACGCCGGCGACATGATCCGCAAGCAAACCCTGGTCTACAACCGAACCCGTCAAGCCCAGATCACCAAGGAGCTGATTGAGATCATCTCCGGTGCCGAGGCGGTCTAG
- a CDS encoding RNA pyrophosphohydrolase, which produces MSDKPYRPNVGIALFNTSGQVLIGRRFRDDGPEIILPGLEWQMPQGGIDADEDPRDAVMRELWEETGAVSAEILGETDWIKYDFPPYDGPPTHRLAQFRGQRQKWFALRFTGSDDEIDPLTPRNGQPAEFDSWRWERLDHVADLVVPFRRDVYRMVARAFVEFTR; this is translated from the coding sequence ATGTCCGACAAACCCTACCGGCCCAATGTGGGTATTGCGCTGTTCAACACCTCGGGCCAGGTGCTGATCGGCCGCCGCTTCCGCGACGACGGCCCGGAAATTATTCTTCCCGGCCTCGAATGGCAGATGCCGCAGGGCGGCATCGACGCCGACGAGGATCCGCGCGACGCCGTCATGCGCGAACTCTGGGAGGAGACCGGGGCGGTCAGCGCTGAAATTCTCGGGGAGACCGATTGGATAAAATATGACTTTCCGCCCTATGACGGACCACCCACGCACCGCCTCGCCCAATTCCGCGGTCAGCGGCAGAAATGGTTCGCGCTGCGCTTCACCGGCAGCGACGACGAGATCGATCCGCTGACGCCGCGCAACGGCCAGCCGGCCGAATTCGATTCCTGGCGCTGGGAACGGCTCGACCACGTCGCCGACCTCGTGGTGCCATTCCGGCGCGACGTGTATCGGATGGTGGCGCGGGCGTTTGTGGAATTCACCCGGTAG
- the atpD gene encoding F0F1 ATP synthase subunit beta — MVTAANQIGRVTQVMGAVVDVQFEGYLPAILNAIETKNGGNRLVLEVAQHLGESTVRTIAMDTTEGLVRGQEVTDTGAPIRVPVGAGTLGRIMNVIGEPIDEAGPVTAEDRRAIHQEAPTYTDQSTEAEILVTGIKVVDLLAPYAKGGKIGLFGGAGVGKTVLIQELINNVAKAHGGYSVFAGVGERTREGNDLYHEFIESKVNADPKNPDPSVKSKCALVFGQMNEPPGARARVGLTGLTVAEHFRDQGQDVLFFVDNIFRFTQAGSEVSALLGRIPSAVGYQPTLATDMGALQERITTTHKGSITSVQAIYVPADDLTDPAPATSFAHLDATTVLNRAISEKGIYPAVDPLDSTSRMLSPLVVGEDHYNTARMVQQVLQKYKSLQDIIAILGMDELSEEDKIAVARARKIERFLSQPFHVAEVFTGSPGKFVDLADTIKGFRAICEGKYDHLPEAAFYMVGTIEEAVEKGKKLAAEAA; from the coding sequence ATGGTCACAGCAGCTAACCAGATCGGTCGCGTCACCCAGGTCATGGGCGCCGTTGTCGACGTGCAGTTCGAGGGATATCTGCCCGCCATTCTGAACGCGATCGAGACCAAGAACGGCGGCAATCGTCTGGTGCTCGAAGTGGCGCAGCATCTCGGCGAATCCACGGTGCGCACCATTGCGATGGACACCACCGAGGGTCTGGTCCGCGGTCAGGAAGTCACCGACACCGGCGCGCCGATCCGCGTCCCGGTCGGCGCCGGCACGCTCGGCCGCATCATGAACGTGATCGGCGAGCCGATCGACGAAGCAGGCCCCGTCACCGCCGAAGACAGGCGCGCCATCCACCAGGAGGCGCCGACCTATACCGACCAGTCCACCGAAGCTGAAATTCTCGTCACCGGCATCAAGGTCGTCGACTTGCTGGCGCCCTACGCCAAGGGCGGCAAGATCGGCCTGTTCGGCGGCGCCGGCGTTGGCAAGACCGTGCTGATTCAGGAGCTGATCAACAACGTCGCCAAGGCGCACGGCGGTTACTCGGTGTTCGCCGGCGTCGGCGAGCGTACCCGTGAAGGCAACGACCTTTATCACGAGTTCATCGAATCCAAGGTCAACGCCGACCCGAAGAATCCCGATCCGAGCGTCAAGTCGAAATGCGCGCTGGTGTTCGGCCAGATGAACGAGCCCCCGGGCGCCCGCGCCCGCGTCGGCCTCACCGGGCTAACGGTCGCCGAGCACTTCCGCGACCAGGGCCAGGACGTGCTGTTCTTCGTCGACAACATCTTCCGCTTCACGCAGGCCGGCTCCGAAGTGTCGGCGCTCTTGGGCCGTATTCCTTCGGCCGTGGGCTATCAGCCGACGCTTGCCACCGACATGGGTGCGCTGCAGGAGCGCATCACCACGACGCACAAGGGTTCGATCACCTCGGTGCAGGCGATCTACGTGCCGGCCGACGACTTGACCGACCCGGCGCCCGCAACCTCGTTCGCCCATCTGGACGCGACCACGGTGCTGAACCGCGCGATCTCGGAAAAGGGCATCTATCCGGCGGTGGACCCGCTCGACTCGACCTCGCGCATGCTCTCCCCGCTGGTCGTCGGCGAGGATCACTACAACACCGCGCGCATGGTTCAGCAGGTGCTGCAGAAGTACAAGTCGCTGCAGGACATCATCGCCATTCTCGGCATGGACGAACTGTCCGAAGAGGACAAGATCGCGGTGGCGCGCGCCCGCAAGATCGAGCGCTTCCTGTCGCAGCCGTTCCACGTCGCTGAAGTCTTCACCGGCTCGCCCGGCAAGTTCGTCGACCTTGCCGACACCATCAAGGGCTTCCGTGCGATTTGCGAAGGCAAGTACGATCACCTGCCGGAAGCGGCCTTCTACATGGTCGGCACCATCGAAGAAGCCGTCGAGAAGGGCAAGAAGCTCGCGGCTGAAGCAGCCTAA
- a CDS encoding Hsp20 family protein, whose protein sequence is MRTFDFSPLWRSTIGFDHLAELLDSSLQQSADDNYPPYNVERCGEDAYRISLAVAGFGVDDITVTAEQDTLVIEGKKPDAEQREYLYHGIAARPFRRVFNLADYVQVKQASFKDGLLIVDLVREVPDSMKPRRIPISNADASRQIEHKAA, encoded by the coding sequence ATGAGGACTTTTGACTTCTCGCCCCTGTGGCGCTCCACGATCGGTTTCGATCATCTGGCTGAGTTGCTGGACAGCAGCTTGCAACAATCCGCCGACGACAATTATCCGCCCTACAATGTCGAACGTTGCGGCGAAGACGCCTACCGGATTTCGCTCGCGGTCGCCGGCTTCGGCGTCGACGACATCACCGTGACTGCCGAGCAGGACACGCTCGTCATCGAGGGCAAGAAGCCCGACGCCGAGCAACGCGAATACCTGTACCACGGCATCGCGGCCCGGCCGTTCCGCCGGGTGTTCAACCTCGCCGACTATGTGCAGGTCAAGCAGGCCTCGTTCAAGGACGGCCTGTTGATCGTCGATCTGGTTCGCGAAGTGCCCGACTCGATGAAGCCGCGGCGTATTCCGATCAGCAACGCCGATGCTTCCCGCCAGATCGAACACAAGGCGGCCTAG
- a CDS encoding RNA pyrophosphohydrolase — MARYEDLPYRTCVGMMLINTAGLVFIGRRAGGIEHVDETHVWQMPQGGVDPGEDTWAAAKRELYEETSVRSVEKLGEVPDWLIYDIPRTVAGRAWKGRYRGQRQKWYAVRFTGKDAEINVASPGGGGHKAEFVSWRWEPMKNLPNLIVPFKRPVYERVVKEFSSLAGG; from the coding sequence ATGGCGCGCTACGAGGACCTGCCTTACCGGACCTGCGTCGGCATGATGCTGATCAACACGGCCGGGCTGGTCTTCATTGGCCGGCGCGCCGGCGGCATCGAACATGTCGATGAAACCCACGTCTGGCAGATGCCGCAGGGCGGGGTCGATCCCGGCGAGGACACCTGGGCGGCCGCCAAGCGCGAGCTTTACGAGGAAACCAGCGTCCGCTCGGTGGAGAAGCTCGGCGAAGTCCCGGATTGGCTGATCTACGACATTCCACGCACGGTGGCCGGACGCGCCTGGAAGGGCCGCTATCGCGGGCAACGGCAGAAATGGTATGCAGTGCGCTTCACCGGCAAGGACGCCGAGATCAATGTCGCCAGTCCTGGCGGCGGCGGCCACAAGGCCGAATTCGTGAGCTGGCGCTGGGAGCCGATGAAAAATCTCCCGAACCTGATCGTTCCGTTCAAGCGGCCGGTCTATGAACGCGTCGTCAAGGAATTCTCCAGTCTCGCGGGCGGCTAG
- a CDS encoding divergent polysaccharide deacetylase family protein produces MTEMTDDLSTPLGQKTERKKRWYRLPFTAMQALAVLLGLFLVAFLTVALFTDNPLGGEPVARIALRKPADEKHPAPASSHPEQAAKSTQPAPTGDNKTVTIIDGSSGKRQDVVIGGDAADKAGAESAPAMAMAGIDQRLLEKSRYGMIPVVADGLKPFTVYAADADRTKAAKMPVVAVVVGGLGVGAAKTADAIMKLPPAVTLAFTPYGADPAKLTERARAQRHEILLQIPMEPFDYPDNDPGPQTLLTTLTPEQNIDRLYWHLSRFQGYAGIANFMGARFTATDTVMQPVIREAAKRGLGYLDDGSSPRSTAPSLTTAQSMPFAKADFTIDAVPTSAEIDRTLLKLETLAKERGLAVGVASALPISIERLAAWIKTLDSRGIMLVPLTTAMLKSKSG; encoded by the coding sequence ATGACGGAAATGACCGACGATCTGAGCACGCCGCTCGGACAGAAGACGGAGCGCAAGAAGCGCTGGTACCGGCTGCCCTTCACCGCGATGCAGGCGCTGGCTGTGCTGCTTGGCCTGTTCCTGGTCGCCTTCCTGACCGTCGCCCTCTTCACTGACAACCCGCTCGGCGGCGAGCCGGTTGCCCGTATCGCGCTGCGCAAGCCGGCGGACGAAAAGCATCCTGCGCCCGCCTCCAGCCACCCCGAACAGGCGGCGAAATCTACCCAGCCGGCTCCGACCGGCGACAACAAGACCGTCACGATCATCGACGGCTCCAGCGGCAAGCGCCAGGATGTCGTGATCGGCGGCGATGCCGCCGACAAGGCCGGCGCGGAGTCTGCGCCGGCGATGGCCATGGCCGGCATCGACCAGCGGTTGTTGGAAAAATCGCGCTACGGCATGATCCCGGTGGTTGCCGACGGCCTGAAACCCTTCACGGTCTATGCGGCGGACGCCGACCGCACCAAGGCCGCCAAGATGCCTGTCGTCGCCGTCGTGGTCGGCGGGCTGGGTGTCGGCGCCGCCAAGACGGCCGATGCCATCATGAAGCTGCCGCCGGCCGTCACGCTGGCCTTCACCCCTTACGGGGCCGACCCCGCCAAGCTCACCGAGCGGGCCCGTGCGCAGCGCCACGAGATCCTGTTGCAGATTCCGATGGAGCCGTTCGACTATCCGGACAACGACCCCGGTCCCCAGACCCTGCTCACGACACTGACGCCTGAGCAGAATATCGACCGGCTGTACTGGCACCTCAGCCGGTTCCAGGGCTATGCGGGGATCGCCAATTTCATGGGTGCGCGCTTCACGGCCACCGACACTGTGATGCAGCCGGTCATCCGCGAGGCGGCCAAGCGTGGCCTCGGCTATCTCGATGACGGCTCCTCGCCGCGCAGCACAGCACCCTCCCTGACGACGGCCCAATCGATGCCCTTCGCCAAGGCCGATTTCACCATCGATGCCGTGCCGACCTCGGCCGAGATCGATCGGACGCTGCTCAAGCTGGAGACGCTCGCCAAGGAGCGCGGGCTGGCCGTGGGCGTTGCCTCGGCGCTCCCGATTTCGATCGAGCGGCTTGCCGCATGGATCAAGACGCTCGACAGCCGCGGCATCATGCTTGTGCCATTGACAACGGCGATGCTGAAATCAAAATCAGGCTAG
- a CDS encoding Hsp20/alpha crystallin family protein — protein MAFRDLIPWSRNQELAPTRDSFDPFFTLHREMNRLFDDVFRGFGTPARFGSPLMEGRFGWPSIELKENDKELTVSAELPGLTEKDVQVEIANGVLTLRGEKKSERTDNGGRYFSERYYGSFERQIPLDGVEEDKAEAKFHDGVLTITLPKSEQARSAVKRIEISKQ, from the coding sequence ATGGCTTTTCGTGATCTGATCCCATGGTCGAGAAATCAGGAGCTTGCGCCGACGCGCGACAGCTTCGACCCGTTCTTCACCCTGCACCGGGAGATGAATCGGCTGTTCGACGATGTCTTCCGCGGATTTGGGACGCCGGCCCGTTTCGGCAGCCCGCTGATGGAAGGTCGCTTCGGATGGCCGAGCATCGAGCTCAAGGAAAACGACAAGGAGCTGACCGTGTCGGCTGAGCTGCCCGGGCTGACGGAAAAGGACGTTCAGGTTGAGATCGCCAACGGCGTTCTAACCCTGCGCGGCGAGAAGAAGTCGGAGCGAACCGATAATGGCGGCAGATACTTCTCCGAGCGCTATTACGGTTCGTTCGAGCGGCAGATTCCGCTCGACGGAGTCGAGGAAGACAAGGCCGAAGCCAAATTCCACGACGGCGTCCTGACGATCACGCTGCCGAAATCCGAACAGGCTCGTTCGGCCGTCAAGCGCATCGAGATCAGCAAGCAGTAA
- a CDS encoding F0F1 ATP synthase subunit epsilon has protein sequence MATFHFDLVSPEKLAFSGEVDQVDVPGVEGDFGVLSGHAPVVAAVRPGILTITADGRHEKIIVLGGLAEVSDNRVTVLADVATSIADVDRAQFAETIAEMEAKLAEKEGTELDHAIERLDHFKSIQIELNATAMH, from the coding sequence ATGGCTACCTTTCATTTCGATCTTGTCTCCCCCGAAAAGCTCGCCTTCTCCGGCGAAGTCGATCAGGTTGACGTTCCCGGCGTGGAGGGCGATTTCGGCGTTCTCTCCGGACATGCGCCGGTCGTCGCGGCGGTTCGCCCGGGTATCCTGACCATCACCGCCGATGGCAGGCATGAGAAGATCATTGTGCTCGGCGGCCTTGCCGAAGTGTCGGATAACCGCGTCACGGTGCTGGCCGACGTCGCAACTTCGATCGCCGATGTCGATCGGGCGCAGTTCGCCGAGACCATCGCCGAGATGGAAGCCAAGCTCGCCGAGAAGGAAGGCACCGAGCTCGATCACGCCATCGAGCGGCTGGACCACTTCAAGAGCATCCAGATCGAGCTAAACGCCACCGCTATGCACTAA
- the atpA gene encoding F0F1 ATP synthase subunit alpha: MDIRAAEISAILKDQIKNFGQEAEVTEVGQVLSVGDGIARVYGLDNVQAGEMVEFENGTRGMALNLETDNVGIVIFGADREIKEGQTVKRTRAIVDTPVGKGLLGRVVDALGNPIDGKGPIQADKRMRVDVKAPGIIPRKSVNEPMATGLKAIDALIPVGRGQRELIIGDRQTGKTAIALDTILNQKPLNAQPDENIKLYCVYVAIGQKRSTVAQFVKVLEEQGALEYSIIVAATASDPAPMQYIAPFTGCTMGEYFRDNGMHAVIIYDDLSKQAVAYRQMSLLLRRPPGREAYPGDVFYLHSRLLERAAKLSKDHGSGSLTALPVIETQANDVSAYIPTNVISITDGQIFLETDLFFQGIRPAVNVGLSVSRVGSSAQTKAMKKVAGKIKGELAQYREMAAFAQFGSDLDASTQRLLNRGSRLTELLKQPQFSPLKMEEQVCVIWAGTNGYLDALPLGKVRAFEDGLLSLLRGKNVEILDGIRDSRDLSDDLAGKLKSVVEGFSKTFA, from the coding sequence GCTGTCCGTCGGTGACGGCATTGCCCGCGTCTATGGTCTGGACAACGTCCAGGCCGGTGAAATGGTCGAGTTCGAGAACGGCACCCGCGGCATGGCGCTGAACCTCGAAACCGACAACGTCGGTATCGTGATCTTCGGCGCCGACCGCGAGATCAAGGAAGGCCAGACCGTCAAGCGCACCCGCGCTATCGTTGATACGCCGGTCGGCAAGGGCCTGCTCGGCCGCGTGGTCGACGCGCTCGGCAATCCCATCGACGGCAAGGGCCCGATCCAGGCCGACAAGCGTATGCGCGTCGACGTCAAGGCGCCCGGCATCATTCCGCGCAAGTCGGTGAACGAGCCGATGGCGACCGGTCTCAAGGCGATCGATGCGCTGATCCCGGTCGGCCGCGGCCAGCGCGAGCTGATCATCGGCGACCGCCAGACCGGCAAGACCGCGATCGCGCTCGACACCATCCTGAACCAGAAGCCGCTCAACGCGCAGCCCGACGAGAACATCAAGCTGTATTGCGTCTACGTCGCGATCGGCCAGAAGCGTTCGACCGTTGCCCAGTTCGTCAAGGTGCTGGAAGAGCAGGGCGCGCTGGAATATTCGATCATCGTTGCCGCCACCGCGTCCGATCCGGCCCCGATGCAGTACATCGCGCCGTTCACCGGCTGCACCATGGGCGAGTACTTCCGCGACAACGGCATGCACGCCGTCATCATCTATGACGATTTGTCCAAACAGGCCGTGGCTTATCGCCAGATGTCGCTCCTGCTGCGCCGCCCGCCGGGCCGCGAAGCCTATCCGGGCGACGTGTTCTATCTGCATTCCCGCCTGCTCGAACGCGCGGCGAAGCTCAGCAAGGATCATGGTTCGGGCTCGCTCACCGCACTGCCGGTGATCGAAACCCAAGCCAATGACGTGTCGGCCTACATCCCGACCAACGTGATTTCGATTACCGACGGCCAGATCTTCCTGGAAACCGACCTGTTCTTCCAGGGCATCCGCCCGGCGGTGAACGTCGGTCTGTCGGTGTCGCGCGTCGGATCATCAGCGCAGACCAAGGCGATGAAGAAGGTCGCCGGCAAGATCAAGGGTGAGCTGGCGCAGTACCGTGAAATGGCGGCATTCGCGCAGTTCGGCTCCGACCTCGACGCCTCGACGCAGCGTCTCCTGAACCGCGGCTCGCGCCTGACCGAACTCCTGAAGCAGCCGCAGTTCTCGCCGCTGAAGATGGAAGAGCAGGTTTGCGTGATCTGGGCCGGTACCAACGGCTATCTCGACGCGCTGCCGCTCGGCAAGGTCCGTGCGTTCGAGGACGGCCTGCTGTCGCTGCTGCGCGGCAAGAACGTCGAGATTCTCGACGGCATTCGTGACAGCCGCGATCTCTCCGACGACCTCGCCGGCAAGCTGAAGAGCGTGGTCGAAGGTTTCTCCAAGACGTTTGCTTGA